In one Culex quinquefasciatus strain JHB chromosome 2, VPISU_Cqui_1.0_pri_paternal, whole genome shotgun sequence genomic region, the following are encoded:
- the LOC6032389 gene encoding phospholipase A2, whose product MLILSILPIFWSFVLIGNGSARQVLRNFEPFDSEANEISENNSEEPRSNRTVERINLTLPGTKWCGPGNTADDYEDLGKHEEEDKCCRDHDHCDNIPAGEMKYGLTNDDYFTRLHCKCDRDFQQCLKKINTTLSNRLGSFYFAVRDKCYKKQYPIVDCGEKKNMLFLRRCVRYVVNSSASREWQWFDLPFYDDNMINDFY is encoded by the exons ATgttaattttaagtattttaccaATATTTTGGAGTTTCGTTCTCATTGGGAATGGATCCGCTAGGCAAGTGTTGAGGAACTTTGAACCGTTTGATTCGGAAGCTAACGAAATTTCGGAGAACAACAGCGAAGAACCGCGTTCGAATCGCACCGTTGAGAGGATCAACTTGACGTTACCGG GTACCAAATGGTGCGGTCCCGGAAACACGGCCGACGACTACGAGGATCTGGGCAAGCACGAGGAGGAGGACAAATGCTGCCGTGATCACGATCACTGTGACAATATCCCGGCTGGGGAGATGAAGTATGGCCTGACGAACGACGATTATTTCACGCGGCTGCACTGCAAGTGCGATCGAGACTTTCAGCAGTGCCTGAAGAAGATAAACACTACGCTATCGAACAGGCTGGGCAGTTTTTACTTTGCTGTGAGGGACAAGTGCTACAAGAAGCAGTACCCGATTGTGGATTGTGGcgagaagaaaaatat GCTTTTTCTGCGACGATGCGTTCGATATGTCGTCAACAGTTCGGCATCACGTGAGTGGCAGTGGTTCGATCTACCGTTTTATGACGATAACATGATTAATGATTTCTACTAA